The following DNA comes from Kluyveromyces lactis strain NRRL Y-1140 chromosome E complete sequence.
AAGTACTAATAAACCATTCGTTCCGCAGCAACACTTACAAAATTCAAAGCCCAAAAAGACAGCGAAGCCTAGAAGTTTATTAGATGATTTTATATAAAGGTAAAAGGAATGAATAGCATCCCTAATCAGTTAAAGAATTTACCTATgctttttttccttctttcgAGATCGCTCGcgattttcttctctgtaATATCTATTTTCTGCTCGACGTTCTTATCCTCGGGAACTGTCTTTGCGCTGTTCTTATAGTCAGTGAGAGCGGCTTCAAATCTATTCAAAGCATAAAGACAATTGCCCCTTCTTAAGTATGCCTTTGCCTTGTCTTTGTTTCCTACACGGTCATCATCCACTAAAAAGGTAGAGTATTTGATTGATTCATGATactctttcaaataaaatAGCATCAGACAGATGTTCAAATATAGTTTATGTTTCTGGATAGTGAACTTCTCATTATGAAACTTGTCTATATCCACTTCAGGAGTATATGCAGTAGTATATTTCAAGGCCTTCttgtatttgaaaagagcGTTCCTAAAGTCTCGTTTCTTGAATAGCAGAGAACCAGATTCTTTAATGGTCTCTGCTGCTTCATATGCTTTGGCAAAATCTTCGCCTTCGAAGTGGGTGTCATCATCTGGATTTTCTTCATAAAAATCATTACCAATTGTATCGTTGCATGCATTATAAAGAGGTATTTCCATATTATCAGACCATTCACCGCAATCTTCTATGATTATTGAATCATTTGGTACTCCATTTTCATCGACATCCATATGCTCAATTGTGCGAACAACAGATTTACCTGCTATCACTTTTCCAAACTGAGAATGTTTACCGTTTAGATGGGGAGATGGATAAGTAGTAATGAAGAACTGAGAACTGTTGGTATTCTGTGAACCAGTGTTGGCCATAGCCAATATGAAGCTTTCGGTAAATTCACCCAAATTTTCATCTGGAAAGTTCCCAAAACATTGAATTTCATTTCTAGATGAATTTTCCAACTCAGATTCAGTCGCATAAATTGAGCAACCGCCTTttccaacttcttctttgttaaTCTTGTCGTCAGAACCGAACATCAAATCTCCAGCTTGAATCATAAAATTCTTAATGATTCTATGGAAGTGATTTCTTTTATAGCTTAACACTTTACCATTAAGATTGACATCTCCTCTGCATAGATGTATAAAGTTAGCACATGTTTTAGGGGCTTGTTCGTCGAACAGTTCGCATACGATTCGGCCTATTGGCTCATCGCCGATCTTAATATCAAGATATACTTTGTGCATTTCAACAATGAATTCAATCTTACAGGAGGAGCAGTTATCCTTTTTGACCTATTACCTTATCTTTTTCTATTGTTACTTTGACCACAGCTATAAAGCGCAACTTAGCTTTGGAACAAGGAGGCTTTAACTGATGGGATGAGGTATTCGttctcatctcatcactGTTCTTAAACTAGCTGTTCATTCGTAATGTCAAATTCGTAGATCATTTTGTCCGGGTAAGAAACTTTTATCAAAGTTCAGGCGATCTGGTATTGGGACCTCgaaatcaaacaaaacTTTGGGAACAGTGTGATAGGTAAGTAAGAGggagaaggagaaggagaagaaagGAAGGACTTTTGATCGCGATTAGGGTTCTACGGTTGACTAAGCTTGAACCACTTCAAAAAATGTATCGACAAGAAATGACTCGTGATAATGTGGCTGTTGATCCGGTCACAATTGTCATCAAGGAATGTATTTCTTTGTCGACTTCTATGAGGAAGTACGCGAAATATTCGGTGCAATCTGGTGTTGCAGCCTTGTTAGGGGGGGGAAGTGATATATTCATAAATCAGGACGCTTCATTGGCAGGTactttcaataatttaGCAGCTAGTAAGACTAAGGATCCACTACTGTCGGGGTTAATTCAGTTGAGATTGATGTTAAATCATAAAGATAATTTAGAAGATGTTGATGCGCTAACTGTCTTGCAACCTTTCTTATTGGTGATAAGCACAGCTTCAACGTCAGGATATATTACATCATTGGCCTTAGACTCATTACAAAAGTTTTTCGCCTTTGGTATTATTAACGAATCTTCGAAAAACCATGTCGCAGCTTATAGAC
Coding sequences within:
- the CPR7 gene encoding peptidylprolyl isomerase CPR7 (similar to uniprot|P47103 Saccharomyces cerevisiae YJR032W CPR7 Peptidyl-prolyl cis-trans isomerase (cyclophilin) catalyzes the cis-trans isomerization of peptide bonds N-terminal to proline residues binds to Hsp82p and contributes to chaperone activity), producing MHKVYLDIKIGDEPIGRIVCELFDEQAPKTCANFIHLCRGDVNLNGKVLSYKRNHFHRIIKNFMIQAGDLMFGSDDKINKEEVGKGGCSIYATESELENSSRNEIQCFGNFPDENLGEFTESFILAMANTGSQNTNSSQFFITTYPSPHLNGKHSQFGKVIAGKSVVRTIEHMDVDENGVPNDSIIIEDCGEWSDNMEIPLYNACNDTIGNDFYEENPDDDTHFEGEDFAKAYEAAETIKESGSLLFKKRDFRNALFKYKKALKYTTAYTPEVDIDKFHNEKFTIQKHKLYLNICLMLFYLKEYHESIKYSTFLVDDDRVGNKDKAKAYLRRGNCLYALNRFEAALTDYKNSAKTVPEDKNVEQKIDITEKKIASDLERRKKSIGKFFN